From Quercus lobata isolate SW786 chromosome 1, ValleyOak3.0 Primary Assembly, whole genome shotgun sequence, one genomic window encodes:
- the LOC115953608 gene encoding uncharacterized protein LOC115953608: protein MASSETDAPSKPHNTQSTHTNTNSNSKSNAPNPYFLSSNENPGNILVTQPLLGMRNYHSWSRAMVLALTTKKKIGFVNAKEMWLELKNLFSQGNGPKIYNLQREISHVSQNQMIVTEYYTKFKRLWDQLLNFEPFPECSCGAMKIMSASHDIAYVYSLVLQEELHKNIGHGSSASSKSDVMAIYTNSKGNSNWNKGNAKKDKPFCTHYNMQGHKIEKCYKLHGYPPGYKPKGKAGANANVNQVSCNSVNGAIVSDAHHATSVSTSCIATGGERAFGSASDVVGTSTQTNLNFNSPLMSSTNSNIPFVPTLEHSIFSTEIVDRKIFSETNWVIDTGATDHMVHSISCFTSVTATLNTFVNLPNGETALGPFSAPTIDGYPFISKVDTTSEGCLGPFVTPISIPNMHTNQCETCPETILSSSSLSSTPICSNHDHLPNPLPSDSTTVLLDYIPSIVTNPAVEDQPLKKSTRVHKPPMYLQDYACNSASALSLAFAGCHPPRSPTII from the exons ATGGCTTCCTCAGAAACTGATGCTCCCTCTAAGCCTCACAACACTCaatccacacacacaaatacaaactCTAATAGTAAATCCAATGCTCCTAATCCATATTTTCTTAGCTCTAATGAGAATCCAGGTAACATTCTAGTCACTCAGCCCTTGCTTGGCATGAGAAACTACCACTCTTGGTCCAGAGCAATGGTGCTTGCTCTTaccaccaaaaagaaaattggcTTCGTGAATG CTAAGGAGATGTGGCTTGAATTGAAGAACCTATTTTCACAAGGGAATGGACCTAAGATCTACAACTTGCAGAGGGAAATTTCTCAtgtttctcaaaatcaaatgaTAGTTACTGAGTATTACACCAAATTCAAGCGATTGTGGGATCAATTGCTGAATTTTGAGCCATTTCCAGAATGTTCTTGTGGAGCAATGAAGATCATGAGTGCTTCACATGATATAGCCTAT GTTTATTCATTGGTACTTCAAGAAGAATTACACAAGAACATTGGACATGGAAGTTCAGCTTCATCAAAATCTGATGTAATGGCTATATACACCAATTCCAAAGGAAATTCCAATTGGAATAAAGGTAATGCAAAGAAAGACAAACCTTTTTGCACTCACTACAACATGCAAGGGCACAAAATTGAGAAGTGCTACAAGTTGCATGGATATCCTCCAGGTTACAAACCTAAAGGGAAGGCTGGAGCAAATGCTAATGTCAATCAAGTTTCTTGCAATTCTGTTAATG GAGCTATTGTTAGTGATGCACATCATGCTACAAGTGTGAGCACTTCTTGCATTGCCACTGGTGGTGAAAGAGCTTTTGGTTCAGCTTCTGATGTGGTTGGTACTTCTACACAAACCAATCTCAACTTCAATTCACCTCTAATGTCAAGTACTAATTCTAATATACCTTTTGTTCCCACTTTAGAGCATTCTATTTTTTCAACTGAGATTGTTGATAGGAAAATCTTTAGTGAAACTAATTGGGTTATAGATACAGGAGCAACAGACCATATGGTCCACTCCATATCATGTTTTACTTCTGTTACTGCCACACTTAATACCTTTGTTAACCTTCCAAATGGTGAAACTGCATTG GGTCCCTTTTCTGCTCCTACCATTGATGGCT ATCCTTTTATTTCTAAGGTTGATACCACTTCTGAAGGGTGTTTAGGTCCATTTGTTACTCCTATTAGCATACCAAACATGCACACTAATCAATGTGAGACTTGTCCTGAAactattctttcttcttcatcattatCATCTACTCCAATATGTTCAAATCATGATCATTTGCCTAATCCTTTGCCATCTGATTCCACTACTGTTTTATTGGATTATATACCTTCTATTGTCACTAACCCTGCAGTTGAAGATCAACCACTCAAAAAGTCTACTAGAGTTCATAAACCACCAATGTACTTGCAAGATTATGCTTGCAATTCAGCCTCTGCATTATCACTTGCTTTTGCTGGTTGTCACCCTCCAAGGTCACCTACTATCATTTAG